In Acipenser ruthenus chromosome 15, fAciRut3.2 maternal haplotype, whole genome shotgun sequence, a genomic segment contains:
- the LOC117422168 gene encoding homeobox protein six1b has protein sequence MSMLPSFGFTQEQVACVCEVLQQGGNLERLGRFLWSLPACDHLHKNESVLKAKAVVAFHRGNFRELYKLLESHQFSPHNHPKLQQLWLKAHYVEAEKLRGRPLGAVGKYRVRRKFPLPRTIWDGEETSYCFKEKSRGVLREWYTHNPYPSPREKRELAEATGLTTTQVSNWFKNRRQRDRAAEAKERENSENNNSGNNKQNQLSPLDGGKSLMSSSEDEFSPPQSPDQNSVLLLQGNMNHSVGSSYPLAGLSASQSVHSVQGHPHQLQDSLLGPLTSSLVDLGS, from the exons ATGTCAATGCTGCCTTCATTTGGTTTTACCCAGGAGCAAGTGGCCTGTGTGTGTGAGGTGCTCCAACAAGGGGGAAACTTGGAAAGACTGGGACGGTTTCTGTGGTCCCTTCCAGCGTGTGACCACCTACACAAGAACGAAAGCGTCCTGAAAGCCAAGGCGGTGGTTGCGTTTCACCGTGGCAATTTCAGAGAGCTGTACAAATTATTAGAGAGCCACCAATTTTCCCCACACAACCACCCCAAACTCCAGCAGCTGTGGCTGAAGGCGCACTACGTCGAGGCTGAAAAACTGAGAGGGAGACCGCTGGGCGCAGTCGGGAAATACAGAGTACGAAGAAAATTCCCTTTGCCCCGGACCATTTGGGACGGGGAAGAAACCAGCTACTGCTTCAAGGAGAAATCCAGGGGCGTACTGAGGGAATGGTACACCCACAACCCGTACCCATCTCCCCGGGAGAAGAGAGAACTAGCGGAGGCCACGGGACTCACCACAACGCAAGTCAGTAACTGGTTCAAAAACAGAAGACAGAGGGACAGAGCCGCAGAAGCTAAAGAAAG GGAGAACAGTGAAAACAACAACTCTGGCAACAACAAACAGAACCAGCTATCCCCACTGGATGGGGGCAAATCTCTAATGTCAAGCTCCGAAGACGAGTTTTCACCCCCGCAAAGCCCTGATCAGAACTCAGTCTTACTGTTGCAGGGAAACATGAACCACTCTGTGGGCTCCAGTTATCCCTTGGCCGGTCTAAGCGCTTCTCAGTCTGTTCACAGCGTTCAAGGACATCCGCACCAGCTCCAAGACTCTCTTCTCGGACCCCTAACTTCTAGCCTTGTGGATCTTGGCTCTtaa
- the LOC117431949 gene encoding homeobox protein SIX4, giving the protein MSSSSSEVICANEIKKENVRTGDSQETTKLLELDSAALSMEHAISTAEQLHNELLVSASSALSFSPEQVACVCEALQQGGNVDRLARFLWSLPQSDLLRGNESILKAQALVAFHQGRYQELYSILENHSFTTSNHSSLQDLWYKARYTEAEKARGRPLGAVDKYRLRRKYPLPRTIWDGEETVYCFKERSRNALKELYKHNRYPSPAEKRNLAKITGLSLTQVSNWFKNRRQRDRNPSETQSKSESDGNHSTEDESSKGHDDLSPRPLSNSSDGINHHHHSNSISLTSTTEGMVIQQIGDPKTCSGSPGSVFNRNLVTANTPSVFLNGSSYIQTPSNILFNGLSVGGTQAIAFSPLRSTNNITSNGEIMLHSSDEKDFKLLNGPVTNSAMSYNLTTSSASFPAAINARDIKIGSLQTLASQEGGPVVTFTTCNGPLQVKQYSLVQIPTAETSGQMVNGNLGLPPLQMPPVSTAPSHGNILLSNAATGQGESFSNRPSSTVQQGKLVLSPVQPRTVLYTVPNTLQGVTSIKQEPAEGGLVFSQLLQVDQNSQQNVNVSSENLSGACAQTVISPLGNVTLNQNYSLVSPAVLGSSDPLNSNSLVRPSAVVSNQPVSVAASNPPNTVSVGNTSYATLQSIPLISTAAQGTLTVSESHLMLAADRGEDSCRSGQHLSQDFRSQHVTVQQLVPTLKGNFLSISENKSSEEFMMLDSKSKCAMSEMVRVICGEMETEEKQLAKLQNVQMDEDISDI; this is encoded by the exons atgtcttcttCCTCAAGCGAAGTCATATGTGCAAATGAGATAAAGAAAGAGAATGTTAGGACGGGAGACTCGCAGGAGACCACGAAACTGCTAGAACTGGATTCCGCAGCCCTGTCTATGGAGCATGCAATTTCAACAGCTGAGCAGCTCCACAATGAACTTTTGGTTAGTGCTAGTTCTGCCCTGTCGTTTTCCCCAGAGCAAGTGGCTTGCGTCTGTGAGGCTTTGCAGCAAGGTGGTAACGTGGATCGCTTAGCCAGGTTTTTGTGGTCATTGCCCCAAAGCGACCTACTACGTGGCAACGAAAGCATCCTGAAAGCCCAAGCCTTGGTGGCTTTCCATCAGGGACGATACCAGGAACTTTACAGCATTTTGGAGAACCACAGTTTCACCACCTCCAACCACTCGTCCCTGCAGGACCTGTGGTACAAGGCTCGGTATACAGAAGCCGAGAAGGCTCGGGGGAGACCTCTGGGAGCTGTGGACAAATACAGGCTGAGGAGAAAATACCCGCTTCCCCGGACCATCTGGGACGGGGAGGAGACGGTGTACTGCTTCAAAGAGCGGTCCAGGAACGCGCTGAAGGAGCTTTATAAGCACAACAGATACCCTTCTCCGGCCGAAAAAAGAAACCTGGCGAAAATCACAGGGCTTTCATTAACTCAGGTCAGCAACTGGTTTAAAAACAGGAGGCAGCGGGACAGAAATCCGTCTGAAACGCAATCCAAAAG CGAGTCTGATGGCAATCACAGTACTGAAGACGAGTCGAGCAAAGGGCATGATGACCTCTCCCCTCGGCCCTTGTCCAACTCGTCGGACGGgatcaaccaccaccaccacagcaACAGCATCTCCCTCACCAGCACTACAGAAGGCATGGTCATTCAACAGATAGGGGATCCAAAAACCTGTTCTGGTTCACCTGGTTCAGTGTTCAATAGGAACCTTGTGACTGCTAACACTCCTTCGGTGTTCCTTAATGGGAGCTCCTACATTCAGACGCCAAGTAACATCCTCTTCAATGGACTAAGCGTGGGAGGAACCCAGGCCATTGCCTTCAGCCCGCTGAGGAGCACCAACAACATTACAAGCAATGGAGAGATCATGCTGCACTCGTCTGATGAGAAAGACTTTAAGCTCCTCAATGGACCTGTGACAAACTCTGCCATGTCTTACAATCTCACCACATCAAGTGCCTCCTTCCCAGCAGCCATTAACGCCAGAGATATCAAAATTGGAAGCTTACAGACCCTCGCTTCTCAAGAGGGAGGACCTGTAGTCACTTTTACAACATGCAATGGACCCCTTCAAGTCAAGCAGTACAGCCTTGTTCAAATCCCCACTGCTGAAACCAGTGGGCAGATGGTCAATGGGAACCTTGGGCTTCCACCATTACAAATGCCTCCTGTCTCAACAGCACCTTCCCATG GTAACATTTTATTAAGCAATGCTGCCACTGGACAAGGGGAATCCTTCTCCAATAGGCCATCCTCAACAGTGCAGCAGGGCAAACTAGTCCTGTCCCCTGTCCAGCCTCGCACTGTGCTGTACACGGTCCCAAACACACTGCAGGGGGTGACCTCCATCAAGCAGGAGCCAGCAGAGGGGGGTTTAGTGTTTTCTCAATTGTTGCAAGTCGATCAAAATAGCCAGCAAAATGTGAATGTGTCTTCAGAAAACCTTTCCGGGGCCTGTGCACAGACTGTGATCTCGCCTCTGGGCAATGTAACGTTGAACCAGAATTACTCTCTGGTGTCGCCAGCTGTCCTTGGCTCTTCAGACCCTTTGAACTCTAACAGCTTAGTGAGGCCCTCAGCAGTAGTGTCTAACCAGCCTGTCTCTGTGGCAGCCAGCAACCCACCCAACACAGTTTCTGTGGGCAACACTAGCTATGCAACTCTTCAGAGCATCCCTCTGATCTCCACGGCAGCTCAAGGCACACTGACCGTCTCTGAGTCCCATCTGATGCTGGCCGCAGACCGAGGGGAGGACTCCTGCAGATCAGGGCAGCATCTTTCTCAAGACTTTAGGAGCCAGCACGTCACAGTGCAGCAGCTGGTTCCCACACTGAAGGGCAACTTCCTTTCAATTTCAGAGAACAAATCGAGCGAGGAGTTCATGATGCTCGACTCCAAGTCAAAGTGTGCAATGAGTGAAATGGTGAGAGTCATCTGTGGAGAGATGGAGACAGAAGAGAAACAGCTTGCAAAACTGCAAAACGTCCAAATGGATGAAGACATCAGTGATATCTAA